Genomic window (Tripterygium wilfordii isolate XIE 37 chromosome 11, ASM1340144v1, whole genome shotgun sequence):
ACTGGCACTATCGTAGGCGAGCTTACCCCATAGCCCATTCCTTggtggagttgggttagcagacagtgggctgtgtccattgtgggcgggttggaaaagagaaaaaggccgtaaaaaaaagagaaagaaaaaaaggtcgttataagtaactgggaaagccctagatccactggacctggcaaggctatgtgaccctggctcgcaaggcttggggcggtaagtgaccctggctcgcaaggcttggggcgataagtgggccgtatgccgaaatggtacagtcaagactgggaaagccctagatccactggacctggcaaggctatgtgaccctggctcgcaaggcttggggcggtaagtgaccctggctcgcaaggcttggggcggtaagtgggccgcatgccgaaatggtacagtcaaggccatgcacgaggacgtgcatgctcccaaggggggaggattgatgagaatcccacatcggaagatggtgggtttaaGTCTAGGTGGGTttagagtctagcttataagggaggacaaatctcctattgtcaacctgggttttctaTCGTttagagtctagcttataagggaggacaaacctcctattgtcaacctgggttttcaatagagagttaggcccaaacttgtgatgctagacttgggcccccatcccgtgtgacgggtattcatcaGTCTTTTTCGGCTTTGGAAGTTTAGATAGCCGGTACGAAGTCCAACTCCAACTCCAACGTCTCTCTCTATAGTGGGCTTTgaaaattgaccattcctaatgGGCTGTAAGTATATCTCGAAATCTTTTAAAATTAGGCCCAAGTTGTCATGCCTTTTACCATGTAAGGCCCAGCCCATTATTCAATATTAAACttttggaaaatgacatattaataccactttcaaaactattggacatctaggtccactccaaaaaactttatctcttataagtccatttttattttttataatatttaaatcatttaaattttatcttatacttttttgccctttttcaaaGAGTATTAGATTTAATATGGTTTTCTCTCTTTgttatatgctacatctcttttatctcactacatctttTATCTCtattgcatctctctcttatcacaataattttctctctcctactgcatctctctttcatcacaacaactttctctctcctgttgaatctctctctactatttctctttttactacgtctttctctctctctctcatctctttttatggttgttgttttggtccaaatatgactgggcattatgcgtctctatgagaggagtctaatggtgatggtggtattgcAAATTGTCATCGAAATCGGTCGGATCTgatgttttttttccaaattataacaTTGGTAAAACTGTGCGACCAATGTTAccgttttgaaatagtaacattgacagagcaatgttactattttaaaacggacATATCCGGTGGCCATTTTGGGCCGTACTTAACTGGGAATTGTGCGTCTCAATGAGGAGATTCTAACGGTAGTGGTGGTATGACGAACCGCCACTAAAATCgaccggatctgaagttttttccaaatagtaacattggtaacactggccgatcaatgttactgtttgaaatagtaacattgatcaaTGTCACTATTTTAAAACGGTCATATCCGATGGTCGTTTTGGGTCCTACTAGCTatgcattgtgtgcttcaatgaggggagtccaactgtgatgATGGTATAACGAATCGCCACCAAAATCaatcggatctgaagttttttctaaATAATAACATCaatcgaccaatgttactgttttgaaacaataacattggccGAGATGAATTTGGGGAagagtgtttttctttttatcatgcAGTATCCTCTTTCAACTTGTCAACTTGCTTTATTTGGTAATATCTTGGAGTTGGGGGAATAACGAAAATCcgacaaaataaataattaaaaaatgtgaCTCTTTATTCCACATGTCGACCACTGATCCGTGAGAGGATCATCATATCCAAAATATTCTTTCTCATGGACGATCTTAGGTTCTCTAATGGACATTTTGTGGCCTACCAAAGCCAGAACGAGACAGAGCTAGGCTGTacacattaattaataattacaacAGAAAATGATGTCTCATGAACGACCATCTCGTTTGATTGTGGTGTATTAAAGAAATAACTCCGAATTCATGGAATAAAGATATGGGATTAATACGATTTTTGGAATAACagtaaagagagaagaagataaggagagaggaggaaaagataaagaaaagagaagagaaatgtaATTGTGGGAGGAAGATAAAggtaagaaagtaattaacATATTAATGTTATCatagagggataaagttttttaaattaaacctaaatattcaaaagttttTCAAGTGGTACCGACTTGAAATTTTTACTTAAACTTTTTGATtgtctttttttctcttaattAAGATAGTATGACCCACAGTATGACTTTCAAGGCATTAACACAACAATGACCTTCACGATATTGTAAAATTTACCATCACATGCTCAGGCTGGATAAGAAACATATCAATCAAGCTTCTGCATTTCTTGATTTGATTGAGTACACATTTGCTTTACCAAACATAGCAATACCACATAGATATAGCTTCTTCAATAGGGGGAGAAAATTAAAGACCATGCGGAGGGTGTTCATTAATACAAACAAGAAGTTGTCACACCCTTGTCACTCGCAGGGCACGTGTATCCCATTGCGATTTGTAAAAGGTCAAACTACACTTGCAGCGAGTGAAGTCGAGTATAAGCAAAATGTGCGTAAAGCCGCAAACTTTATCCCACATTATTTTTAAGAATTGAATATGTGACATATAAATTACACCATTACAATTTTATCATTAGATCACATGTTAGTCTATTAAAAATAAACTCCTCTTACATACAAGACTCTCACAATAAATAAGATTAAGTACACACGTGATATACACAAACTTTACTTTTAACATAATGTCGAGGAAATGTTTCCATGAATTGAATGTGAACTTTAGTTACATCACTACAATTTTACCACTGATTTTATAACCGAGTCAAATGTTTGCGTGAGCCACTTGATCAAATGTTCGCCTGCACCACTCGACTTCTACCCAAGTAAGAGTGTGAATTTTTAACATCCAATCAGAGTCTACCTCATCCATTGCATGCAGGATGAAAGTTAGTCAGCTGACACGTAGGGAAACATGACAAAAACAACCGATACACACGAGGGTCACATTTGTCATTTCCGAACAACCGAACAAACTAAGCAATTAGGAAAAAACGACCGAAGACAGTCCTGGTAGGTGTATCTACGCATGGCAGTCTTAATCCACACGCGTTATAATGCGAGCGGGCTTTTGATTAGTTCAACAATCAAACGTGGGCTCGCTTCTCGAGCCCCGTTTTTTCTTTACCGGATCAGATATTCAGATCATGGGGCCCAAACATCGGGCCCCACTACAACCCACATGTCATTTTCTCTAGGCCTCGCAAACACGTACCCACCGTACAAACCCCAAGTGTCAGCTTCCCCTGTCTTCAAATTTCATGTTGCCTTCACTTGATTGGTCTCTACTTGCTCATAAAAACAAACCCAAATCTCTTTCAAACTACAGTACTCAACAACTACAGACATCTCTGCAAgttcaaacactcaaaagcaccAGCCACCATGATCAAGACTTTGAGTCCTTACTCTGATGCTGCTAAAACAGCTCAGATCATGTCAAAGTACAGACCCATAGCACCAAAGCCTGAAGTTCCAATCAATGAGAGTCCACCCATGTCTCAGAAAATCAGGCAATCTCCTTACCTTGGGAATCTCTGGCCACAACTACAAGCCAGGCCTACTAGAACCAGAAAGAGAGGCAGGGCTGCAGTATCACTACCAACCAGTAAGAGACAGAAGGCCCAAATGTTTAGCCTTTCCTCTCCTAGTTTTCTTGCTTCACCTGCCAAAAATTTGTGTCTTCAGGTTTTTGCTCATGGACTGCCTCAGCTTACTGTTACAAACCCTGTTGTGGCTGGTGGCAGTTTGGATAGTCCAGTGACTGCTACTACACCATCAAGTTTGATGGCACTTCCTCTTCTTCCATGTCCTAATGTTGTTCCTGTTGTTACTACTAATCAAGAAACAGCCATTGAAGACAATTGCATGGAGCCAAGTACAAGAGAAAGGGATATAGACTTGAACACAGTGGCTGAGATACCAGAAGAGAAGGATCTCTTGCAACAATTGCAAGGGAAACCTGTTATTATAACTCCTCGGCCAGTTAGGCCTGTTGGGTCAAGCATAAGTGTTGGGTGCATCATTGAAGACCCCAACAGTAGTACCTCAGCAGTGCAAGTTCTCAAAAAACTAGAGGAgctagaagaagaagttgaatCTGAGGTCTTACCTGCTATTGTATCAGACTCCAACAACAAAGTTAGGGTGGCGAATTCTGCATACAAAAAGATGGTTGGACAGCCAGAATGTCCTTGGCTCGACTTGATGGAGCCTGTAGCTGGTGACGGGCATTCGGGAGGCCATTCTTGCAGAAGAATCTGCGGAGAGGTGATGCTTCATCTTTCCAACACAAGGGTACCTGTTTCATCAAATGGGTTTTCATGCTGGGTGAGAATAGAGTGGGGACAAGATGAAAAGAAGCGATCAGTCAATACTTTCTCTGATGTTGTGATCAGATCATCCTGTGAATCTAAAGATCACCTTTTCACTTGGAGGTTTCACACCCCCAGCACCAGCAGAGAAGCCCCCCCTTAATAGTATTACTCCTGTTTGAACATATACTGCTGTAGGTATACTTATTAGTATAGTGTAAAATGCACCTCATCTGCCACTGTCATGTATACATAAGACATCAATGCTGATATTACATGCAGTTCTTCGTCAATGCCGCCTCAATCTCCAGAAGAACTCGTCGTATCATTGCATCCTCTTTTGTACTATGTCAACTGTACTGCTAGTTTAGTAGGGTAGGCAATGTTGAAAAACTTGGTTCAGCATGTAAATGGAAACAAAGAAGCAAGggtcattttgatcattttattTATGGGTCAGACCCGCAACACAATTCTCTCACAACACTTTTAGAATGCAAACAACAAAGACTTTGAGAGATTTTTGTTTCCAATGGAAAGAAAAATTTGTCGCATAGGTCAGAAGTTGGTGTCAAAAGAACATTTTGTAACAAGCTAAACACAATCTCTTGAAAGATCTGCTGCGAGATATAGAGACTCAATTCATACTTGACTGCTTGTTGGGCCCTTCCACTTGAAGTTGTCAGCATAAGCCCTAACCTGGTAATAGAAGAGAGTACAAACAACAGTTATGACCACATTGAGACAAAACAAATTCAAGTAACCTATTAAAATAAGTTCCAGTGCATTCAGGATTTTCACTCTTATCATATGTTAGTCAAAGGAAAATACAAACCTTCAGGAGAGGAGTATGACGCTTCTTGACCTGCAAAAGAATCAAAGCTTTGGTGTCAAGAATTTACATATAACAGAAagataacactaaaaataattCATACAGCTCACAATCGCATCTTTCAAACAATAAAGTTTaaccaaaagagaaaaaaaaggaatgaaaaagCTCATATGAACCCTAATTCATAATTGACCCTGAAGAATAACCTGCAACAGAAATAATTAGTTTTAGAGACTAAAATCTATCAGTTATACAGAGGCATATGCGGCTCTTCACATGCTTCGAAAGTAAAAGAATACATATTGCAAAATTCATGAACAACTTACTTTCATGGTATAATTACAACCTAAAGAGGCACATACCGAATATTCCCAACCATGTTTCTCTGCAAATTCAGTTGCAGCTTCTTGACTATCAAATTTGAGTGCAGCCTCACCAACATTGGCATATGGATCTCCTGTGGATGTCCAACCCATCAATGGATTTTCCCACCTAGCAATTTATAAAAACatagaaatcaaatatggtaatAGGATGTCggtaattattttaataaacaGAGTATGTAAacactacaattttttttttcaaaacaattggAAACTTGATTGCTACTTACGCTAATGATATCGTTCAGATTATCTAAGAGCTAGTGTTCTCAATATAGCTACAGATGTTAAAATcctcaaacaatttcatccaaaagtTACAAGTTAAAACTTAGTAGAACATACTTTTGTGttgacaaaaaattgatttgccATCTACCGACTTTTCCAGAGCCTTGCTGTGTTGCAGTTCGAGCAGGTGAGTAAATTATTACCTGGCATAAACATCAGAATATCACCATATATAAATCCATAACTCCCTCAAAACTCATACCAATAAAAATCCAATCTATGCAGATTGCAAACCAATATTGGCCCACATATAAATACAATGAAAGCTCGTAACAAGTATGTGAGGGCATCAACACTTTCCAAACTTGTGAAATTGAAGAGTACAATTGTCAACCAGATAAGCTTTAAACTTTTAGGTAAGACACAGAAGGGAAAACTTTTCATCCAAAATGTTAGATTGGAGTGGTAATTCTCCAGCATTTCATAAGCCTCCGTACGTTATTGAGTTTTAACATTGTAATATATGGCAATAACATCACAAGAAAGGTCAATACCAAAGACAATGCCAAGAGTTAATAGTGAGTTGAATgttaaatttatataatatctTTCTTATCTATACAGTTCTAATCCATGCATCAATAATGAATGAGTGAATATTAAACTAATTATGATGCAGAGGCATTTGAAGGAAAACCTTAAGATTTTTAACTACAATCTTGCGGCTGaggcttaattttttttattttatgtattcTTTTTTCATATCAGCTCTTATTTTGTAGCCTCTTTTCCCTGTTGTTGCTTCTTTCAATCATTCTTACCTACGAACATTAATTGCAACAAACAATGATCAATGAACTGATGCTCAACCCGAATTACCACTCCATATAGATTGAAACACTTAAATCTAATAAGAGAAACACTTCAGCTTTGTTTTATTTctacctcttttttgtttcctctcctGCTTCATACACTTCTGCGCTTAATTCATGAGTCAATTATCCGTGAAAATTTCCTAGTAGGATTAAAAATCAGGACTTCAAATTATAACCTTCTTTAGCACCGTGAGAATGAAATTAACAAGTTCGATGGAGTTTTCTCTTCGATTTTGGTGAACCATAAGTAATTGCTCAAACCTTCCGCTAGAAAGCAAGGTAATCATATTCCGATAAGAGAAATCAAAACTAAACCACGTACCCTTCTTCGAAGATCTGCTTCGGGGATGCCGGAGACCATACCGACCTCACCGGGCTTGATCTCGACCAAGGCGTCGGCCGAAGAAAACCATCTGGTTGAAGACGTAAGAACTGCTCGATGAGCGCTAACCAGATTCAAACCACGCAGCCTCAACGAGCTCGCCATTTTCAAATCTCGCGGAGATTGTGATTCGCCCAAAGTTGTATGAAAATTGTTTTGggtgttcaaacttcaaacccgCAGAGGGGTGTGTGACACAGGAGGAGATCAAAGATTCAGAAAACTTGCACCTTGGGCCTCCAAAGGATATGGGCCCTATAAATTAACCCACTAACAACTAACAAGCCATAACAATTAGGCCCGATACAAAAGAGACGGCCCAAACACTTGTGGTCGTAAGAGGGCTACAAAGTAGGGGTGTATAGGGTTGGTTTTGATAtgcttttttcagtttttttgacataaatttaaccgatcaaTTAGTCAGTTAGTGAGGGTTTGGTCGGTTTTAAACACCGGCTATTTAAACGTTCCACTTCATTGacctaaagttcaaaattgtgccATTTTGATAACTCGGGTAGATTTTGGTACTTTCGGTTAGTCAACACTCCTATGTGGCAGGTTGACTGAACATTGTAATTTCTatgtgaaaatattttttcccaaaaacaaaagaagatgcTAAAATCATAGCCATATAAGGCAAAATAAAAACTACATGAAGCCGCTACCCCCTTCACCCTCTACGGATATGCGACCAAGCCACCGAAGGAGGAAGAATCGACAGCCACAAACACCTTATCCTCCACCGTAAACCCCTAATCGACAACCACAACCATCCAAGATAtgtcaaatatatttttcaactgCTTCAAGGGGTGGGTGATATGGAGGAACCGCAAGGATTCAGACGTCGTGGTGATAAAGAGACTAGGTGTCATGAGATGAGGTGGAAAAgcatgaaagagaaggtagaaggAAAGGAggaaatatgaaataaaaaggaaaacaatggACTACGTGTCATGGCTAAACACCGTTAGATAAAATAAATGAGTGTGATTTGAGAAAGTACTAGGGTTTGTGAAGAGGTTTTTTGTCACCTCATCATCGTTAGCCACATCAACGACTCCATTTTCCACGTCGTATAATTTGGATGGCTAACTAACAATAAACCTGCCACATAAACGAGTTGATTGACGAAAATACAAATTCTCAAAATGGCacaactttgaactttaaattaTTAAAGTGGAATGTTTAAACTATCAATGTGTACGATTAAATATGATCTATCGTTTGGTGATGAGATGATGAGATGTTGTATTACCCTGTTTTGTTCTATTGCCTGTGGGCCCTTTAAAAGAAAACGTGTCGAATCTCTATAGCTTGCCTCGTAAGGGCGTATTTGTCAATTCAATCACTTTTGCCACGAAGTGAATGACCAGAATGCCCATTAAATCgaattataaatgaaaaaaccCGGGGGCTACCTTAGGATAGATCACAGCCGTTGATCTTCGATTCCATTAGTTCACTCTCTAGAAAGAAACTAGGGTTTATTATCTTGGAGCTCCGCTTCTATATCATAGTCGTGGGTAGccgtctctccctctctccctctctccctcttcgTTGTCTCTCGGATCGAGCTTCAACCATGGTAAGGCTTCGGAAGCCTATCTAGTCTACCATGATTTGTGTAATTATACACACACTGTGCAATCGTTTAGTTAATTTTTCGTTTCATCTGGATTGCCGGGAAAATGTGTTTTGAGGGATTTTTGATTAGTTTATCTTAATAGAAGTAGAAAAAAGGGATGTGATGAAaacttaatttgatttattatttgTGTCAACTGAATCGAAAATGTTGAGGATTACAGTAGGTGGCTTGTTTGCTGTGATTTTGAAGTTTCCTGCGTGTTGAGTACTCTCAAGTGCTAGTTGCCCGAGCCATTTGAATGAAAAAGAGAGTTCTTAGTGGTTCATACGTCCTTTATAGGATATTAGTTGCTGAAAATTTACTTACTTGCAGTAGGTTTAGTATTCTGGAAGCCAAGGCAATTAGATCTGTAGCTGGTGTTGCGGATGATATGTTAACCTTTTCAGTGACTTCCCTGTAGCCGGTAGGATTCTTGATTTGTgatctttgtgcaatttttcaTTGGGGAATAATATTGAACTGGATTTGCCTCTATGATATGTTGATACTGTGTTCATAAACTATCTTGCATTACTAGATTGCTTTAATTTGGTTTGCCTATTATGTATGGATGTGTGGGATAAAGTATAATCAAGTCATATTTCTTTTAGTGAGCGCCAACATAATGATACTCTCCATTCTTTCATTTCAGGTCTTTGTTAAGGCTCAGAAATCAAAAGCGTACTTTAAGCGATTTCAAGTCAAATATAAGAGAAGAAGAGGTACGGATTTTGTTTCCTATGTGATCGGAATTGCTTTTTGATAATTATAATGGGTGTTTTTCTTATGCTACATTTCTGTAGAGGGAAAGACGGACTACCGGGCCAGAATCCGCCTCATCAATCAGGACAAGAACAAGTACAATACTCCAAAATATCGCTTTGTTGTTCGTCTTGTATCCTTTCATTGGCTTATTAGTGGTTCTATTTTAATGTAGAGTTGTAAAATTTATTGTATTTCTTAGGGTGATTGAGTTTTTGTAGAAGTGCTCTGCAATAAATTCTTGTTTTAATAagcttttgaaattttacaactAATCACAATATCCTTGTGAAGTTGAACAGCAATGTATAACTTATGAATTTTTGTCTCTCTCTTCTAATATGATATTCCTCTTAGGTACTTGTTGTATTGTTTTGGTAATAATATTCTTATCATTGTATTGTATTGGTaataattttcttagaatagcTGCGAGGAATTCTTTTGTTCACTGCCactgattgttttgcttgttacTGTTAGTTTATTGATTAAGTGATCCATATGTTTTGTTAATTGCCTATTGTCATTGATGaaagttgtttatatatatggtaCATATGTCGTGCACCTTAACCTTGTTATTAGACAAACAAGGATGTTACTGCACAAATAATATCAGCTAGTATTACTGGTGATATGGTTCTTGCTGCTGCTTATTCTCACGAGCTGCCTCGCTATGGGCTCGAAGTGGGTCTCACAAATTATGCAGCAGGTCTCTCTTTctatatctctctctttttctcccccTCTCCCTATCCCTCTCTCTATTTTGTGATGCCTTGTGTATACAATCTATGTGTAAGATGTATCTATTATTGCTGTCTCAAGCACTTGTTCTCTCTGTTTCATTATGGAACCTGTGACCAGCTTATGCCACTGGGCTTCTCCTTGCTCGACGTGTCTTGAAAACACTTGAAATGGACGAAGAGTATGAGGGCAATGTTGAGGTATTTGTAGCGGccaatataatataatttttccCAGAAATAGCGTACAAGTGTTATATTGTTTGAACTGAAATAAGTTAATAACTGACATTGTCAGGCTACCGGGGAGGATTTCTCCGTGGAACCAGCTGAGACCAGGAGGCCTTTCCGTGCTCTTCTTGATGTTGGGCTTGTCAGGACCACCACTGGAAACCGTGTCTTCGGTGCTCTTAAGGTATAACTTTCTTATGGTaatctttttgaattttgaaatccaTAATTTACT
Coding sequences:
- the LOC120008458 gene encoding NADH dehydrogenase [ubiquinone] iron-sulfur protein 4, mitochondrial-like, producing the protein MASSLRLRGLNLVSAHRAVLTSSTRWFSSADALVEIKPGEVGMVSGIPEADLRRRVIIYSPARTATQQGSGKVGRWQINFLSTQKWENPLMGWTSTGDPYANVGEAALKFDSQEAATEFAEKHGWEYSVKKRHTPLLKVRAYADNFKWKGPTSSQV
- the LOC120008456 gene encoding uncharacterized protein LOC120008456: MIKTLSPYSDAAKTAQIMSKYRPIAPKPEVPINESPPMSQKIRQSPYLGNLWPQLQARPTRTRKRGRAAVSLPTSKRQKAQMFSLSSPSFLASPAKNLCLQVFAHGLPQLTVTNPVVAGGSLDSPVTATTPSSLMALPLLPCPNVVPVVTTNQETAIEDNCMEPSTRERDIDLNTVAEIPEEKDLLQQLQGKPVIITPRPVRPVGSSISVGCIIEDPNSSTSAVQVLKKLEELEEEVESEVLPAIVSDSNNKVRVANSAYKKMVGQPECPWLDLMEPVAGDGHSGGHSCRRICGEVMLHLSNTRVPVSSNGFSCWVRIEWGQDEKKRSVNTFSDVVIRSSCESKDHLFTWRFHTPSTSREAPP
- the LOC120008476 gene encoding 60S ribosomal protein L5-like — encoded protein: MVFVKAQKSKAYFKRFQVKYKRRREGKTDYRARIRLINQDKNKYNTPKYRFVVRLTNKDVTAQIISASITGDMVLAAAYSHELPRYGLEVGLTNYAAAYATGLLLARRVLKTLEMDEEYEGNVEATGEDFSVEPAETRRPFRALLDVGLVRTTTGNRVFGALKGALDGGLDIPHSDKRFAGFSKDDKQLDAEVHRKYIYGGHVAAYMRTLMEDEPDKYQSHFSEYIKKGIEADNLEEMYKKVHAAIRADPTIKKSEKQPPKEHKRYNLKKLTYEERKAKLIERLQALNSAAGADDDEDDD